In the genome of Aphidius gifuensis isolate YNYX2018 linkage group LG6, ASM1490517v1, whole genome shotgun sequence, the window aCAAACTcgaaaatatgattttaaaaaatttctacaaagAATTACATGGGATAGATATATTTTGACTTCAAACTTGTTAGAACCAAATAATggatatttacaaaatgatgaacttaaaatttgttgtacaATAACAATGTCCAAAAAACGAATGAACAATTCTGATGTAATTTCAACATTTGATGCAACACAACAATTGAGTGcagacttaaaaaaaattttgttaactaAACAATTATCTGATGTTACCATTCAAGTGGGTCAAAAATCATTTCCTGCCATCAAAGGAATTCTTGGAGCACGCAGTCCtgttttttttgcaatgtttaatcataaacaattaaaagaaaatcaaaaaaacgaAGTTGTTATTGAAGATATTGATGAAGAtgtttttgaagaatttttactttttatttatactgatAAATCaccaaatattgaaaaaatgccAATGGAACTACTTGCTGCGGCTGAAAAATATCAGGTTGATTGTCTTAAAAATGCTTGTGAAAAAGTTATATGTGGaacgataaatttaaataatgttgcaAGTTTACTCGTTATTTCTGATAAATATAATCTTGAAATACTGAAtgaaaattgtttagaatttatgaaaaaaaatttacgagcTGTTTGGTCAAATGAAACATTtaaagttgagaaaaaaaaacattctgaattttttttaaatgttcttgagaaattgttgttgttgtcataaaataaaaaatattcattggtgttttgtttgaacaaaaaaaaaaaaaaactttcagttttatatattttattaacattttgaaataacttacttaattttttctaaaactctattgtaataaaaaaaaaaaatagaatattcaaaaataaatttttatcaatagactattttcttataaaattCATCTGTCGTGcatatattcataataatatttggattctgtaatattatatatatacaacttaaaaaaaaaaaaaattatatccttAAAGTATATCAAGCTTTTCAGGTGTCAGATGTATTcccaaatgataaaaaaaaaaaatcttggatAAGCATGCCTGCTTATTATATGTTATCAGTTTTATTTAGAATCGATGACTCACTACAGAATTTTGGCTTATCAGTAATACaaacaaaaagataaaacatttaatgatttattcattctattatatttattttgttctgtatattttttattattattagacaaAATGactaaaacaaaatttatgaatatagacaaaaaaattaacaataaaagttgtaaattatttattttaaaacacagAGTCGTTTTATTATACTTATCTGAttctacatattttttttttattattagacaAAATGACTGTAAAACAAAATTCTTgaatatagagaaaaaatcAACAGTATAagttgtaaattatttgatttaaaacgCAGAgtctttttattatgataCATAATGTGTATATTTCATGAGAAGATGTGCTGATAAAAATGTTTCATATAACAGTGCTGATaatgtaaatgaaataaacaaaaaatactatatcaaacttacattttttatatcaacagtTTCATTATCAGATTCTGCAGCTTCTTCCAAAATAagtacagattttttttttctattttatttgttattaattattattgtacttTTTATAAtctaatattgttaataataataatacaattgaatCAGTTATTTAATGAGAATGTGATATGACACTGTAATGTTGACATTGTCAGTTTGcaacaataatattgtgtgtgtgtgtgtgtgtgtgtgtgtgtgtgtgtgtgtgtgtgtgtgtgtgtgtgtgtgtgtgtgtgtgtgtgtgtgtgtgtgtgtgtgtgtgtgtgtgtgtgtgtgtgtgtgtgtgtgtgtgtgtgtgtgtgtgtgtgtgtgtgtgtgtgtgtgtgtgtgtaaaaagaataataatataataataataatttattatatataaaaaacgttTAGACTCTCTGAAGTCCGGAGTCTTTGGACAGCTGTTTGTTTATGATTTGAAGTTCGTACAAAACGTAGaaaaatcgaataaaaaaaaaaccaagacttTGGCAACATAAAAGAATATTGTACTTTgtcttattattataatttataaaaaatattatttctaataaaaaatttttaattatagcaTTCTATATGTAATATGATTAACATTATAGTTATCAAGGCAATATAAAAGGtatattaatcattaatttgtaGTTTGTACAGATTTTTCGATTAATTGCGATTAGTTAATGTAACGATTTATCGATGATGAAGCGTCCCATGAGGATGAGGGGATTCCCATTGTGCCTTTTTGTGTCTAGATATAACTAGATATCTATCTGGACTCTACCTATCATATGTAGTGGGAATCTCTCTGAATctgtcattttcaattttcatcgCGGGTCCACTGAGTTGAGTTGTACATATACGCAAATACGTTgtgccaaaaaaaaacttattaatCGCAAAacgaatattaattaacacgATCATGTCAGCAGTTAATGGACCGAAGACCCATGGTTCCATTAACCTTATAATGTCAAAAGAAGGATATGTTAATAGCATGGAAACTTATGAATTTGCATACATGTGGACAATTAAAAACTTCGGTCAATGGGCCAGACCAAAAATTATATCACCAAGCTTTTCATCTCATTACTCTGACGCTAATGATGAATGGTTTTTGCAAATAGAACATTCAGGCCAACATCTATGGGTGAGCGTACAACttcaatcatttaataatatttcacattatttattaaaagcagAATGTAAAATATCGAATAAAGATAATGATATATTATGTACATGTAATACACATAAATTCAATCAATCTCCGCAAATGAATAAGTATGAAATACCTGCAATGAGTGGATGTTTACAAAATGATGAacttaaaatttgttgtacaATAAcaatgtctaaaaaaaaaatgaataatccTAATGTAATTTCGAGATTAAATGCAGCACAACAATTGAGTgcagatttaaaaaaacttttgtcaAATGAACAATTATCTGATGTTACCATTCAAGTGGGTCAAAAATCATTTCCTGCAATCAAAGAAATTCTTGCAGTACGTAGTCCTGTTTTTTGTGCAATGTTTAATCATGAACaattcaaagaaaatgaaaaaaacaaagttgtcattgaagatattgatgaagatgtttttgaagattttttacattatatttatactggtAAATCaccaaatataaacaaaatgcCAATGGAACTACTTGCTGCGGCTGAAAAATATCAGGTTGATTGTCTTAAAATTgcttgtgaaaaaataatatgtggaacgataaatttaaataatgttgcaAGTTTACTCGTTTTTTCTGATAGATATAATCTTGAAAAACTGAATGAAAGGTGTGtagaatttatgaaaaaacatttacgATCTGTtatgtcaaataatttatttaaaattacaaacaaaaacaTCCTAagttttttgtaaatgttcTTGAGGAGTTGCATGTCTGCAAATATAGTTGGTTATATTTAAGTAAGtcgtaaaatgaaaaacttctattggttttgtttaaaaaaaaagtaaaaagaaagCAATTGTAACGATTTTTTGAAGACATTTTGATATAacttacttaattttttttttaaaccactatttatgaaaaaaaaattacaatctgTTTTGTCAAGTGAGACATTtaaagttgagaaaaaaaaacattctgaattttttctaaatgttcTTGAGAAATTGTTGTTGTCAGAAAATTCAGTTGATTATGAATAAAAGTAGAAAGTTTTCATtggttttgtttaaaaaaaaatagaataaaaaaaaactaattatatattttatattaaaagtttgaaatgatttacttaatttttttctaaaccactattgtaataaagaaaaaaataaaatattaaaaaataaatttcgatcAATAGACTATACTATTTTTTACAAAccctattatttttttttagttaagttaagtcaagttttttttgaaaaataaatactatttttaattttaataattttcttatagAATTTATCTGtcatatatcaataattatttgtaaattttaatcattagTCAAAAACAACAACTGGCTTCTCAACATTTGTTAATGTTTCTTCCATTCACTCTcatgttatttttaacttgatggacagataaaaagaaaaaaaaattattaaaatataattttgaaatatccCTAAATTAATAAGTGCATATGCTTATTATtgatggattaaaaaaatccaCACATATGCACCCACAAGAGTTGTTAAACTTaaagttgtaaaaataataacaaatcaacgtatataaaaatcaaaattttcatagataaatttattaatacaaaatagattgacataaattttccattaatatAGAAATTCATTAACTTTCTATAGCcacatattcaatttttttattacaaaatatttcgttttttggtttgaattttttttgttttttaatcatttcGATTACTGTATTTTCTAGCCACTACTGATTCtacaattatttacaaatgatattaatttttattcaggaaataattttcaaattaattcacTTGAATTTcgacttttaaaaatttaataaatttagctgtttatttttttcttggttgAATTTCCAACCAAAAACCTCCTTTAGCACTCATCATCATGCTGTTACTGAACTCAAGTGgcataatcatttttttgccCAGTTTGAGTTGACATTTAGCAACAAGATGCACTAATAACACTTTAGTCTCTAATAATGCAAATCGATTTCCAATACACATTCGTGgacctgaaaaaaatttcaaaacaattaacaatacaattctatttttaaaataattattttaacaattattacacAATATCAACCTAAACCAGCTGGTGAATTCAAAGTGCCTTTAGGGTCTTTAATAAATCTATCAGGATTAAATTTATCTggatcatcaaaatatattggaTCTCTCTGAATTGGATAGACCGGCATCCATATAAAATCACCAGGTTCAAGACGAAGTGGTTTTTTTCCTGGTAACGTTGGAGGTAATTCAAAACTTTTTGTACAAACTCTGTCAAGAACGCCAAGAATGGGATAACATCTGAGTGCTTCATTAATGACTGCATCAAGATAAACAAGTCCATTTACAGCTTCATATGTAACatcttcatttgttttttcaaacatttcatcaatttcgttttggagttttttttgaatttcaggATTAGCAGCGATTTCGTGTGCAGCAAATGACATGAGGCTTGATGATGATTCAAAGCcctgatttttaaattatatttaattaattataatatacataattttaattttaacataattataaCTCActccaaaaaagaaaataaaagcttGTGATGTCATTTCTTGAATTGAAAGAGTTGGTCCTGTTTCATTAGCTCTTGTCTCcatcatcaattgaatcatGTCTGGTCTTGTTATTCCTTTCTCATCTCTTGTACGAATTGTATCTTCGACAACGTTTTGAAAAAATCTATCTACTTTACTATCAATAAATTggatgttaaataattttgataaatttggaAAACTCTGTATaaacatcatttttatcatggCTAAGGCACCTTCAAACTTTGTACCTTTTCTACCAAGtgtataaaattcattatctttatctttcattgaatttattgatattccAAACGCACAAGTTGCTATAACATCATTTGTATAACGACAAAATGCatcttttgaatttatttcaactgGTCCATCTTTTGAATCTTCTATCAGATAGTCAATAAAGTTTTCAccaatatttgacattaatttaaacattccTTTCATTTTACTTGATGTAAATGCAGGTGTCAGAAGATTTCTTACTTCTCGCCATCTATCATCATGCAATGAGATAAGATTGTTACCAAAAAGTGGTTCTGTTTTTGCATCAATAAACACCGGATGATTAACAAAatgatcaaaattttttatagcaaTTGATTTGATCAATTCTGGATTACGTATACATACAACTGGTTTACTAAATTGATATATGCCAACGTATTGAGCGtccttatttaaattatacacatcttgaatatattgaaatattgttCTTCTTTTTAGCAATGTTTCTCCCACATTTCCCAAAAGTGGCCATGGTTTTTCATGTGGAATTCCatgtttttcaaaatatttcacttttctatattcataataaagatatacaattataataactaaaatactAAAAAGTATCGTCCAAAtatccatttttaaaaaaaggaaaaaaaatattgaaaagaaTATGGAAATTTAGTCAAAGACCTGTTTGCTTTGTAAGTGTTAAATCAACTGAATCTTTTAGTCTGATGCTCATGCAGTTGTTTGTTTGAGTAAATGtcgtttaataaaaaataatcatttcaaGGTCACATTGATCAAGCCAGTCTGAGGTCATCTCAGCTATTACTGGTtacataatacatttttttttttgtgtatctATACACGGAAAGAAAACAAGTAACatacattgaataaaaaaaaaaaataataatcaacaactgCGCAAAAATTATCTAGAcgttatttgataaaatcaaaTGTTATCAAGCCtatctctaatttttttaaaaaactgaattttaatttttatcaagattttttttttctctgacaAAGGAAAAAGAATTATACGAGACagaactttattatttatcaattaaaatgaaaagataaaaacttaaattaaaaataaattatataatatgaaagtcaatgtatatattaacgtt includes:
- the LOC122859801 gene encoding speckle-type POZ protein-like B, producing MSVLDGLITHGSMNLVMSKQNYVTGMETCEFTYEWKIKNFSEWNHKIIESPSFSSHFSDFKDNWTLKIYRGTCNILGDDRLYKAVDLQIQSFNNTSHLQTECKMSINNKNEQTRKYDFKKFLQRITWDRYILTSNLLEPNNGYLQNDELKICCTITMSKKRMNNSDVISTFDATQQLSADLKKILLTKQLSDVTIQVGQKSFPAIKGILGARKNQKNEVVIEDIDEDVFEEFLLFIYTDKSPNIEKMPMELLAAAEKYQVDCLKNACEKVICGTINLNNVASLLVISDKYNLEILNENCLEFMKKNLRAVWSNETFKTK
- the LOC122859426 gene encoding cytochrome P450 9e2-like, producing the protein MDIWTILFSILVIIIVYLYYEYRKVKYFEKHGIPHEKPWPLLGNVGETLLKRRTIFQYIQDVYNLNKDAQYVGIYQFSKPVVCIRNPELIKSIAIKNFDHFVNHPVFIDAKTEPLFGNNLISLHDDRWREVRNLLTPAFTSSKMKGMFKLMSNIGENFIDYLIEDSKDGPVEINSKDAFCRYTNDVIATCAFGISINSMKDKDNEFYTLGRKGTKFEGALAMIKMMFIQSFPNLSKLFNIQFIDSKVDRFFQNVVEDTIRTRDEKGITRPDMIQLMMETRANETGPTLSIQEMTSQAFIFFFGGFESSSSLMSFAAHEIAANPEIQKKLQNEIDEMFEKTNEDVTYEAVNGLVYLDAVINEALRCYPILGVLDRVCTKSFELPPTLPGKKPLRLEPGDFIWMPVYPIQRDPIYFDDPDKFNPDRFIKDPKGTLNSPAGLGPRMCIGNRFALLETKVLLVHLVAKCQLKLGKKMIMPLEFSNSMMMSAKGGFWLEIQPRKK